A region from the Micrococcus cohnii genome encodes:
- a CDS encoding glycosyltransferase family 4 protein — protein MPRRPLTSVPWGRHASLTAQTVAEHAVDDPLLLVLQGSRRLPAAVRTPAARLIGALGRGMATLAPARGVGSVVSAVSEHMLGRTPRALERLDGPAAGGLVGRADASVLLGDDAQAQRLLERVPEDRRGAPWHAVAARLALHRGDLDGAVAYAGRHRVNRALRRRMAGEREAFTGHRPSLPATPDYAPLPGRVLHVLTNSLPHTSSGYAQRSHSTLTALDAVGVQVRAVTRPGYPTVVGVPWASAEDRIGQIVYRRLLPHRLGQGTAARIDQHARLLAAEVERFRPEALHTTTHFVNAVAVRAVAKAYGIPWVYEVRGQLADTWASKRTASALSSQRYAAFVAAEAEAACSADAVVTLGATMARRLVEAGVSEDRITVCPNAVGEAFLDEPPARVHARARLGLDPEHVYVGTVSSIVGYEGLDDLLRAVALIAPRFPRLRVSIAGDGVSLPGLRALAEELGIAHLCRFPGRIARPEAVWEQASLDVFVVPRKDLPVTRAVTPMKSIEASAFARPVVASDLPALAELVEDGVTGRLAPAQDPRALAEVLAELVADPELRARLGEGGRAWALSTRTWAANARRYAQVYRELGVRLPRT, from the coding sequence ATGCCCCGCCGTCCGCTGACCTCCGTCCCGTGGGGGCGTCACGCGAGCCTGACCGCCCAGACCGTGGCCGAGCACGCGGTGGACGACCCCCTGCTGCTGGTGCTCCAGGGATCCCGTCGACTCCCCGCCGCCGTGCGCACGCCGGCCGCGCGCCTGATCGGTGCGCTGGGCCGCGGGATGGCCACGCTTGCCCCGGCCCGAGGAGTGGGGTCGGTCGTCAGCGCGGTGAGCGAGCACATGCTCGGCCGCACCCCGCGGGCGCTCGAGCGGCTCGACGGCCCGGCCGCGGGCGGTCTGGTGGGTCGCGCCGACGCCTCCGTGCTGCTCGGCGATGACGCGCAGGCGCAGCGGCTGCTCGAGCGGGTCCCCGAGGATCGACGCGGGGCGCCGTGGCACGCCGTGGCCGCGCGCCTGGCGCTGCACCGCGGTGACCTCGACGGCGCCGTCGCGTACGCGGGCCGGCATCGGGTCAACCGGGCCTTGCGCCGGCGCATGGCCGGCGAACGGGAGGCCTTCACGGGGCACCGTCCGAGCCTGCCGGCCACGCCCGACTATGCGCCGCTGCCGGGACGTGTGTTGCACGTGCTGACCAACTCCCTGCCGCACACCTCCAGCGGCTACGCCCAACGCAGCCATTCGACCCTCACCGCCCTCGACGCGGTGGGCGTCCAGGTGCGGGCCGTGACGCGGCCGGGCTACCCGACGGTGGTCGGGGTGCCGTGGGCCAGCGCCGAGGACCGGATCGGCCAAATCGTCTACCGGCGTCTGCTCCCGCACCGACTGGGCCAGGGCACAGCCGCGAGGATCGACCAGCACGCTCGCCTGCTGGCCGCCGAGGTCGAGCGTTTCCGGCCCGAGGCGCTGCACACCACCACCCACTTCGTGAACGCCGTCGCGGTGCGCGCCGTGGCCAAGGCCTACGGCATCCCCTGGGTGTACGAGGTGCGCGGCCAGCTCGCGGACACCTGGGCGTCCAAGCGCACGGCCTCCGCCCTGTCCTCCCAACGGTACGCCGCGTTCGTGGCCGCCGAGGCCGAGGCCGCCTGCAGCGCCGACGCCGTCGTGACCCTCGGGGCGACCATGGCGCGCCGCCTGGTCGAGGCGGGAGTGTCCGAGGACCGGATCACCGTGTGCCCCAACGCGGTGGGCGAAGCCTTCCTCGACGAGCCCCCGGCCCGGGTTCACGCGCGAGCCCGTCTCGGTCTGGACCCCGAGCACGTCTACGTGGGCACCGTGTCCTCGATCGTCGGATACGAGGGGCTTGATGACCTGCTGCGCGCCGTCGCGCTGATCGCCCCCCGGTTCCCCCGGCTGCGCGTGTCGATCGCCGGTGACGGCGTCAGCCTGCCCGGGCTGCGCGCGCTCGCCGAGGAGCTGGGCATCGCGCACCTGTGCCGTTTCCCCGGCCGGATCGCCCGGCCCGAGGCCGTGTGGGAGCAGGCCAGCCTCGACGTGTTCGTCGTGCCGCGCAAGGACCTGCCCGTCACCCGGGCCGTGACCCCGATGAAGTCGATCGAGGCCTCGGCCTTCGCACGCCCCGTCGTCGCCTCCGATCTGCCGGCCCTGGCGGAGCTGGTCGAGGACGGCGTGACGGGCCGGCTCGCGCCCGCGCAGGACCCCCGGGCGCTGGCCGAGGTGCTCGCCGAGCTGGTGGCCGACCCGGAGCTGCGGGCCCGTCTGGGCGAGGGGGGGCGGGCCTGGGCCCTGTCCACCCGGACGTGGGCCGCCAACGCGCGGCGGTATGCGCAGGTCTACCGAGAGCTGGGGGTCCGCCTGCCCCGGACCTGA